A stretch of Caenorhabditis elegans chromosome IV DNA encodes these proteins:
- the srv-28 gene encoding G-protein coupled receptors family 1 profile domain-containing protein (Predicted) — MESPPAWPLYVYYGMSILSLPLYFGVLICLLRLRYFSKTYKTTFYTILLQHCIADIISMTVFTVIWAIRMLPGLKEFYFHYQEYYIAAGTYNSIYYFLYIRCAGIVFLSIHRYLVISAPTSRITMRIQEAATWQIVLVYWIVPTLISLIVLKDTDFHYDALETMEVVAPRAIITRNTLMALIIVALTCFICVLSYLALFLFLRKHSAGFSKNLQRELHLAFQVLALLCAFFVMFAYYIFQNYFSQTQNTGPIYTMRALYPIANGTLSYINPFCILLLNRDFSRQFMRTLKCEKVRVSEIQVSTVKSLSTQRK; from the exons ATGGAAAGCCCGCCAGCTTGGCCGTTATATGTATACTATGGAATGTCGATTTTAAGTCTTCCCTTATACTTTGGTGTTCTCATTTGTTTGTTGAGAttgagatatttttcaaaaacttataaaacTACTTTCTATACTATTCTGTTGCAACAT tgCATCGCTGACATCATCTCAATGACAGTGTTTACTGTCATTTGGGCAATTCGAATGCTTCCGGGTCTcaaagaattttattttcactaTCAGGAATACTATATTGCTGCTGGAACCTACAACTCAATTTACTATTTTCTTTACATAAGATGTGCTGGAATAGTATTTCTTTCAATTCATCGTTACCTTGTCATATCTGCTCCAACTTCTCGTATTACAATGAGAATTCAAGAAGCTGCCACGTGGCAAATTGTATTAGTGTATTGGATTGTACCAACATTGATTAGTTTAATTGTTCTGAAAGATACAGATTTTCATTATGATGCACTGGAAACAATGGAAGTAGTTGCTCCAAGAGCAATTATTACg CGTAATACACTTATGGCGTTGATAATTGTTGCATTGACTTGTTTTATTTGTGTTTTATCATATTTGgcattgtttttatttttgagaaaacattcAGCAGGATTTTCGAA aaatttacaACGAGAACTGCATTTGGCTTTTCAAGTTTTGGCTCTTCTCTGTGCTTTCTTCGTAATGTTCGCGtattatattttccaaaattatttttcgcaaACTCAAAAT ACCGGTCCAATATACACAATGCGTGCTTTGTATCCAATTGCCAATGGTACTTTGTCATATATCAACCCATTTTGCATACTTCTTCTAAATCGAGATTTTTCTAGACAATTCATGAGAACTTTAAAGTGTGAGAAAGTCCGAGTT agcGAAATTCAAGTTTCCACCGTAAAATCGCTATCGACTCAGAGAAAATAA
- the srv-31 gene encoding G-protein coupled receptors family 1 profile domain-containing protein (Partially confirmed by transcript evidence) — translation MENPPSWPIFLFYGISIPSLPLYIMVLICLIKLRFHSKTYQSTFYTILMQHSIADICIMIFYTTTWGLRTKPGIREMLYTYQHFYVAAALYNSIYYTLYIRCTGIVFLSLHRFLVISGPTHRLTLMVQEAATWKVVAVYWIFPTLISLIVLKDTDVYYNSMEELEYVVPKNILSRNTLMALIVLSSTCLICVVCYIALWFIIRKHKNGSQKSFQREMYLAFQVLVLLCAFFIMFAYYLAVNYFSRTQNTGPIFYMRAVYPIANGILSYINPFCIIILNRDFSKQFRTMLKCQNSKTKGRRTATVYSGMSNPALRTSTSQISQNF, via the exons atggaaaatccACCAAGTTGGCCGATATTCCTTTTCtatggaatttcaattccaaGTCTTCCACTGTATATTATGGTACTTATATGTCTTATAAAATTGAGATTCCACTCAAAAACATATCAATCAACGTTTTATACTATTCTCATGCAacat tcaaTTGCTGATATTTGCATCATGATATTCTACACAACTACATGGGGACTTCGCACAAAACCCGGCATCAGAGAAATGCTGTACACCTACCAACATTTTTACGTTGCGGCTGCCCTCTATAATTCAATATATTACACATTGTATATTCGATGTACTGGAATTGTATTTCTATCTCTTCATCGTTTTCTTGTCATTTCTGGACCTACTCACCGTTTGACTCTGATGGTTCAAGAGGCTGCCACATGGAAAGTTGTAGCagtttattggatttttcccACTTTGATTAGTCTAATAGTTCTGAAAGATACAGATGTTTATTACAATTCAATGGAAGAGTTGGAATATGTCGTGCCAAAGAATATTCTATCG CGTAATACCTTGATGGCACTGATAGTTCTGTCATCCACTTGTCTAATTTGTGTAGTATGCTACATTGCCTTGTGGTTCATCATtcgaaaacataaaaatggaTCTCAAAA ATCGTTCCAACGTGAAATGTATCTGGCATTTCAAGTTCTCGTCCTACtttgtgcatttttcattATGTTTGCATATTATCTAGCTGTCAACTACTTTTCAAGGACacaaaat ACCGGACCAATTTTCTACATGCGCGCAGTTTATCCAATTGCCAATGGAATTCTATCGTATATTAATCCATTTtgtattataattttgaatcgggacttttcaaaacaattcaGAACAATgttaaaatgtcaaaactcTAAAACG aaAGGCAGAAGAACAGCTACAGTTTATTCTGGAATGTCAAATCCTGCGTTAAGAACAAGTACTTCTCaaatttcacagaattttTGA
- the srv-29 gene encoding G-protein coupled receptors family 1 profile domain-containing protein (Predicted), giving the protein MDNQLLWPLHGFYCVSIFTIPLYLMVLVCLLKLRCYSKTYVTTFYTILLQHCIADIIIMVNYIATWGLRTVPGIKDYYFKYQTFYIPAWTYNSVYYTLYIRCTGIVFLSINRFLVISAPYNRLTAIVQECSTWKIIAVYWIVPTLISIVVLKDAEIKYDSLDIMELVVSRGIITRNTLMALITVAITCLICVASYVIMWITLRKHSAGITKSVQRELLLAVQVFSLLCAFFIMFLYYLLQNYFSQTQNAGPVYTMRALYPIANGTLSYINPFCILLLNRDFSRQFMRTLKCAGVRVSEVKVSTATPLPIVVRGSIQ; this is encoded by the exons atGGATAATCAGTTACTCTGGCCACTCCATGGATTTTATTGTGTTTCAATATTCACGATTCCTCTGTATTTAATGGTACTTGTGTGTCTTCTGAAATTAAGATGTTATTCAAAAACCTATGTCACAACCTTTTATACGATTTTGTTGCAACAT tgtaTTGCTGATATTATAATAATGGTAAACTACATTGCAACGTGGGGTCTTCGGACTGTTCCTGGAATTAAAGATTATTATTTCAAGTATCAAACATTTTATATTCCTGCTTGGACATATAACTCTGTTTATTACACATTGTATATCCGATGTACtggaattgtttttctttcaattaatCGTTTTCTTGTCATTTCTGCACCATATAATCGATTGACTGCAATAGTTCAGGAATGTTCTACGTGGAAGATCATAGCAGTTTATTGGATTGTTCCGACTTTGATAAGTATTGTGGTTTTGAAGGATGcagaaataaaatatgattcgTTGGATATTATGGAACTAGTGGTATCTAGAGGAATTATTACG AGAAATACACTAATGGCTCTTATAACTGTGGCTATCACTTGTCTTATCTGCGTAGCATCCTATGTAATCATGTGGATTACTCTCCGAAAACATTCCGCTGGAATCACAAA ATCTGTACAAAGAGAACTGCTTCTGGCTGTACAAGTTTTCTCATTGTTGTGtgcattttttataatgttcCTGTAttatttattgcaaaattacTTCTCGCAAACCCAAAAT GCAGGCCCAGTGTATACAATGCGTGCTTTGTATCCAATCGCCAATGGTACTTTGTCATATATCAACCCATTTTGCATACTTCTTCTAAATCGAGATTTTTCTAGACAATTCATGAGAACACTCAAGTGCGCGGGAGTTCGAGTT agcgaaGTCAAAGTATCTACAGCTACACCACTTCCAATTGTAGTTCGAGGATCCATACAATAA
- the nlp-16 gene encoding Histidine-rich glycoprotein-like (Confirmed by transcript evidence), with protein MSFRFLILLLLASTLLVNSFPIGKDNESDESEVEVDTTTEAENIEVESQEASLDEQLNEVSEDPTREKRGLYSSERTEEEVEISHGMHHREKRHSEHLPHPDPPSHTAKRSTEHHRVKRSEGHPHEKKATHSPEGHIVAKDDHHGHEKRSSDSHHGHQKRSVDEHHGHQKKNAEDHHEHQKRSEHVEHQAEMHEHQKRSTQEVSGHPEHHLVKRSGGEGGHRHHRSTDQGLDEDEPEDEIQTDENDEVTEEPGSRKRRNTDTPMPSFPSDHDSEHSNSVAIRVKRVSRAGSSHKVRTLNKNRGNSKAGETTQNDSLTPNSGGVFNS; from the exons atgagctttcgatttttaattctgCTTTTACTTGCTTCAACTCTTCTCGTGAACTCTTTCCCCATTGGAAAAGACAATGAATCCGACGAGTCCGAAGTTGAAGTGGATACCACAactgaagctgaaaatatcgAGGTTGAAAGTCAAGAG GCTTCACTTGATGAACAACTGAATGAAGTTTCCGAGGATCCAACACGAGAGAAACGTGGTTTGTACAGTTCTGAAAGAACTGAAGAAGAAGTTGAAATCAGTCATGGAATGCATCATCGGGAGAAGCGACACTCTGAGCATCTACCTCATCCAGATCCACCAAGTCACACAGCTAAGAGAAGTACAGAACATCATAGAGTTAAAAGATCAGAAGGTCATCCACATGAAAAGAAGGCTACCCATTCTCCAGAAGGACACATTGTCGCAAAAGATGATCATCACGGGCATGAAAAGAGAAGTTCTGATAGCCATCATGGACATCAGAAGCGTAGTGTAGATGAACATCATGGACACCAAAAGAAGAATGCTGAAGATCATCACGAGCATCAGAAGAGATCGGAGCATGTTGAGCATCAGGCGGAAATGCATGAACATCAGAAGAGAAGTACACAAGAAGTTTCTGGACATCCAGAGCATCATTTGGTTAAGAGAAGTGGAGGAGAAGGAG GTCACCGCCACCATCGCAGCACCGACCAAGGTCTTGATGAAGACGAGCCAGAGGATGAGATTCAAACCGATGAGAATGATGAAGTAACTGAAGAACCTGGAAgcagaaaacgaagaaatacTGATACTCCAATGCCATCATTCCCAAGCGATCACGACAGTGAGCATTCGAACTCAGTAG ccattcgAGTAAAACGTGTATCACGTGCCGGATCCAGTCACAAAGTACGTACTCTAAACAAAAATCGTGGAAATAGCAAAGCGGGAGAAACCACGCAGAACGACTCGTTGACACCGAATAGCGGTGGTGTGTTCAATTCCTAG
- the srv-30 gene encoding G-protein coupled receptors family 1 profile domain-containing protein (Partially confirmed by transcript evidence) codes for MDYPPSWPIFLFYGISIPSLPLYIMVLICLIKLRFHSKTYQSTFYTILMQHSIADIGIMIFYTTNLGLRTKPGIREILYSNEHFVAATLYNSIYYTLYIRCTGIVFLSLHRFLVISAPTHRLTLMVQEAATWKIVAVYWIVPTLISLIVLKNTDVYYNSMEELEYVVPKDILSRNTLTAMLILSSMCLICVICYISLWITIRKHQNGSQNISRSFKREIYLAFQVLLLLCAFFVMYAYYLAVKYFSQAQNTEPVFYIRTFYPIANGILSYINPYCILILNREFLKQFKAMLKCQLLNKKCKRIAIVPSGILNHAFRASSSQISHNS; via the exons atggattATCCACCAAGTTGGCCGATATTTCTTTTCTATGGAATTTCGATTCCAAGTCTTCCACTGTATATTATGGTACTTATATGTCTTATAAAATTGAGGTTTCACTCAAAAACATATCAATCAACGTTTTATACTATTCTCATGCAacat TCAATTGCTGATATTGGcattatgattttttacaCGACCAACCTCGGACTTCGCACAAAACCAGGAATCCGAGAAATACTGTACTCCAATGAACATTTTGTTGCTGCCACGCTCTATAATTCAATATATTACACATTGTATATTCGATGTACTGGAATTGTATTTCTATCTCTTCATCGTTTTCTTGTCATTTCTGCACCTACTCACCGTTTGACTCTGATGGTTCAGGAGGCTGCCACATGGAAAATTGTAGCAGTTTATTGGATTGTTCCCACTTTGATTAGtctaatagttttgaaaaatacagatGTTTACTATAATTCAATGGAAGAGTTGGAATATGTCGTGCCAAAAGATATTCTATCG CGCAATACCCTAACGGCAATGTTAATTTTGTCATCCATGTGTTTGATTTGTGTAATTTGCTACATTTCTTTGTGGATTACCATTCGAAAACATCAAAATGGGAGTCAAAA TATCTCTAGATCGTTCAAACGTGAAATATATTTGGCATTTCAAGTTCTTCTCCTACTTTGTGCATTCTTTGTTATGTATGCCTATTATCTGGCTGTCAAATATTTCTCACAAGCACAAAAT ACTGAACCAGTTTTCTATATTCGTACATTTTATCCAATTGCCAATGGAATCCTTTCGTATATCAATCCATACTGTATCTTAATTCTGAACagagagtttttgaaacaattcaaaGCTATGTTGAAATGTCAACTTTTGAacaag aaatgcaaAAGAATAGCCATAGTTCCTTCTGGAATTCTGAATCATGCATTCCGGGCGAGTTCATCTCAAATTTCACATAATTCTTAA
- the nlp-16 gene encoding Histidine-rich glycoprotein-like (Confirmed by transcript evidence): protein MSFRFLILLLLASTLLVNSFPIGKDNESDESEVEVDTTTEAENIEVESQEASLDEQLNEVSEDPTREKRGLYSSERTEEEVEISHGMHHREKRHSEHLPHPDPPSHTAKRSTEHHRVKRSEGHPHEKKATHSPEGHIVAKDDHHGHEKRSSDSHHGHQKRSVDEHHGHQKKNAEDHHEHQKRSEHVEHQAEMHEHQKRSTQEVSGHPEHHLVKRSGGEGGHRHHRSTDQGLDEDEPEDEIQTDENDEVTEEPGSRKRRNTDTPMPSFPSDHDSEHSNSPFE from the exons atgagctttcgatttttaattctgCTTTTACTTGCTTCAACTCTTCTCGTGAACTCTTTCCCCATTGGAAAAGACAATGAATCCGACGAGTCCGAAGTTGAAGTGGATACCACAactgaagctgaaaatatcgAGGTTGAAAGTCAAGAG GCTTCACTTGATGAACAACTGAATGAAGTTTCCGAGGATCCAACACGAGAGAAACGTGGTTTGTACAGTTCTGAAAGAACTGAAGAAGAAGTTGAAATCAGTCATGGAATGCATCATCGGGAGAAGCGACACTCTGAGCATCTACCTCATCCAGATCCACCAAGTCACACAGCTAAGAGAAGTACAGAACATCATAGAGTTAAAAGATCAGAAGGTCATCCACATGAAAAGAAGGCTACCCATTCTCCAGAAGGACACATTGTCGCAAAAGATGATCATCACGGGCATGAAAAGAGAAGTTCTGATAGCCATCATGGACATCAGAAGCGTAGTGTAGATGAACATCATGGACACCAAAAGAAGAATGCTGAAGATCATCACGAGCATCAGAAGAGATCGGAGCATGTTGAGCATCAGGCGGAAATGCATGAACATCAGAAGAGAAGTACACAAGAAGTTTCTGGACATCCAGAGCATCATTTGGTTAAGAGAAGTGGAGGAGAAGGAG GTCACCGCCACCATCGCAGCACCGACCAAGGTCTTGATGAAGACGAGCCAGAGGATGAGATTCAAACCGATGAGAATGATGAAGTAACTGAAGAACCTGGAAgcagaaaacgaagaaatacTGATACTCCAATGCCATCATTCCCAAGCGATCACGACAGTGAGCATTCGAACTCA ccattcgAGTAA